In Paenibacillus antri, a single genomic region encodes these proteins:
- a CDS encoding tyrosine-protein phosphatase, producing MIDIHCHILPGVDDGAKDMDMAVAMARIAVDDGIRTIVATPHLGNYWKVYADIVRTKAALLQAELDRLGIDLRIRCGNELVLENAAFVEETLRNERCCFLGDNSAFLLLEEPWAGFSPDTWDVLETLRARGTTAVLAHPERHAFFREEPSLLDRMIETGVVWTQVSVDSLLGNNGPDAKAFAARLVDRGQVHTLATDAHNVARKPILALGFDAVAARAGAAAADAIRERMAAI from the coding sequence ATGATCGATATTCATTGCCATATCCTGCCCGGCGTCGACGACGGCGCGAAGGACATGGACATGGCCGTCGCGATGGCCCGCATCGCCGTCGACGACGGCATCCGGACGATCGTCGCCACGCCGCATCTCGGCAACTATTGGAAGGTGTACGCCGACATCGTTCGAACCAAGGCCGCCCTGCTTCAGGCCGAGCTCGACCGGCTCGGCATCGACCTTCGCATCCGCTGCGGCAACGAGCTCGTTCTCGAGAATGCCGCCTTCGTCGAAGAGACGCTCCGGAACGAGCGATGCTGCTTTCTCGGCGACAATTCCGCCTTCCTCCTGTTGGAGGAGCCCTGGGCGGGCTTCAGTCCGGATACGTGGGACGTGCTGGAGACGCTGCGCGCGCGCGGCACGACGGCCGTCCTCGCGCATCCGGAGCGCCACGCGTTCTTCCGGGAGGAGCCCTCGCTGCTCGACCGCATGATCGAGACGGGCGTCGTCTGGACGCAGGTGTCCGTCGACAGCCTGCTCGGCAACAACGGTCCCGACGCGAAGGCGTTCGCCGCCCGGCTCGTCGACCGCGGCCAGGTCCACACGCTCGCGACGGACGCGCATAACGTCGCGCGCAAGCCCATTCTGGCGCTCGGCTTCGACGCGGTCGCGGCCCGGGCCGGCGCGGCCGCCGCCGACGCGATTCGCGAACGCATGGCGGCGATTTGA